CCAAATATTATCATCTCACATCCTTAGGAATCTTAAGAGATTTCCAATGAAACCAAACATAGGAATAGCTACATTTCTAGGCATTCAGATTACAAGAAATTACATTCCTATGAATCTAGATGCCAGGAATAATGTGAATTTCCTGTACCGAACGTCACATTAAATCATTAAACAACCCCCCCCTCCCGCCCGtaaaatcaaactcaaaaagagaactttaaactttaaagtgaTACGATTTTAAAAGTTCaggtttaaatttgaaactaacaaaaGTATGTGGTTTAATTTGTAACTATCCAAAACTTCCTGGGTTAGTTTGCAACTATTAAATTGTAGAGCTTAATTTAAAACCACAATTATAGAATTTGGTTTGAAACCGCCCTAAAAATATATGGTTTAAGGTGTAATTTTCTGTAATCTTATTCTCCACTTTTGCAACTTTTAATCTCATTCTTCGTGACTATAATTATTGATTTTCGACAATCATTGccattttctatcaattttgcAGTTGTAGGAATGTCTTTTTTGGTGAAAGACGAttcattaaaacaaactaaaagGGAACAACAGGTTCAGGACAAAGCCTGCTAACATACACCCCATTGAGATCATCCTCAAAAACATCCAACAAGTCCACAGGCGGActatgaaaagaagaaaaaacactaTCTAGACTAAAACTCATTCTAGCAAGGCTATCCGCACATCTATTCGCCTGACGGAAACAATGCTTCACACGAATCTGAGAAAACCGGCCAATCAACAGCCTACAATCATCCAAAATAGGAGAAATAATGCTGTTTTCAAGATCTGGCTTGTTCAAAATATCCACAATAGCTTTGGCATCAATCTCAATCTCAAGAGAAGAAATATTCAGGTTGCAACACAAGATAAGACCCTCCCTAAGCCCCCATAATTCAGCAGCAAAACTACTAGTGATGCCGATACACTTGCTAAAACCAACAATCCATTGCCCTTCATCATTTCTTATCACACCTCCACATCCTGCCAACCTGGAAGTCCCATTGACCGACCCATCAGTGTTTAGCTTCACCCATCCTTGAGGCGGCCTCTCCCAACGAATTTCCTTCAGCACTTTGCGAGTTTGCAGCCTTGGGGAAGCAACACAGTGAAAATACTCTAAAGCTTGCTTCACAATATCCAAAGCAAGACTCGGGTTTCTGTTCTTATTGTTGAAAACCAAATTGTTCCTGCTCTTCCAAATATTCCACAAGGCTATCGGAAAAACAATTTTCCAAGGGGGTTGAGAAGCACAAAGATTGCTCATCATCCTACCATTCCAAGACAGCCAACTCTGAAGATCACTCCTCCAAAATTCGTGATTCAAAGAGGATATTCCAAGCTGATTCCACACACACTTCAGCTGGTTACAGTCCCTTAAAGCATGCAGAATGGTTTCAGATCCTCCCTGACAAATTGGACAACAATATCTTGAGTTATACCTCTTCTCTCCAAGCAAACTTTGACTCCAATACTATTATGAGCACATCTCCAAAGgaaggttttaatttttgggagAGTTTCCGCTTTCCAAATCCAACTTGCCGGGAAAGTAGTAGTTGTATCAAAACCCATTGCAAACCTATAAGCACTTCTTAAATCAAAGGTGCCTTTAGGAGTCCCAGCCCAAACCAACTTATCAGTTCCCCTATTTAGGATTGTCACCGGAGTAGCTTgaatcatcattttaatttcaaGAGGAATCTCAAAAGGGATTTTCCCCCAATCCCAACCCGTGTCTAGCATAAAATCCTTAATTTCAAGGAGGCTAGTTTCTTGGGTAATGGGTCCATGAAGTTGTAGGAATGTCGTTCTGTATAACTAGAACGAAAATGAGAGACTTTCTAGATAATTGCCCCCTCAAGTCCTCTTTGTAGCCACAGGCAGGGGCGGAGCCGAGGGGGCATCtccccccccctccccaaaaaaaaaaatcccttagGTACTTCTGTTCCTACCTAACatggttataaataataaataaataaaaaaactcccTTTAGAGAAATAGACCCTGACACCAACCTGACAAAGGAAAAACAATCTCCCTCACGTATCAAAGGATTCAAAGCATGTGGCTTTTTCACCTACTTCACTATTCTTTTAAAGTAGCTTGTATCTTGTGACAAGATTCTTGTCTCatgtgtttctcaaaaaaaaaaaaaaaaaaagattcttgtCTCATGTTTTCACCCATATCACTgttgtattattttgttttattttttaattttttttaattcactaTTCATATAACTTTTCTTGTTAAGTGATTctagaaatattacaaattttactacattaaTCTTATAAAATGGCGTATTACtatcacaaaaaatcaattatatttatttattattttgtctagTGGTACTAATCACGTTCTTACTACATCAATTTGTTAgctttttgtaataaaatttgtagcaattttagtattttttttttaaaaacttccattctatatcttgattttttcaatgttttgaaCTCTGTTTTTATTATAAACCCAAATTTGTTCACagttgtttaattattttttattattatcaattaatatttttaaattaattttgattttaatatcAACTTTGAATGTTGGACCCTAGATTGAAATCCTAACTTTATCACCGGCCACTGGCCCACAGCTATAGACTGGGCAGCACCATTAATGGTACTACACACGAAGTTCGTTCAATTTCCCTTAACCCTAAATCACGAATTCCCACTTCCATTCCAAccttaataaataaatcaagCAAGTGGGTTGTATCTTTTTCCTTATATTAAtgagtaatgttatttgtatttttttaaaatatatgtcaataaaaaaatatataaaaatacatataatattatttaaaaattaaaaatatattactaaaatacTCTACTAAACGAACCCTTAAACTATGAAGCAATAATTCAAATGAAACCAAAATGCAGAGAAGATGCCATTAGCCATGGCCCATGTGACTTTGTAAGAGGAAAAAGCCAAAGTGTGAACTGGCGACATCTTTTTCAACATGTATGACCATTGAAGACCAtctcaaaagactcaaatggtGGAAGAAGCACATGGGCTATCATCTCAACTATCATCTCAAAGACTCAAATGGTGAATGAAGCACATGGGCTGtcatctttttcctaataaataaatgtaaaaatgcGAAGCAATAATCTAAAAAAAGCTGTGTGAGTACTGTgacaataataatttaaaaaacagACAAAAAGTGAAAGTCATAAAAGCAGAAAAGCAATTTACGCATTTTAAAatcataaaagtgaaaaaagtgAGAATCATTCTACCGTCGTCCGTCCAGAGGAAAGCGCGAGGAAAAAGCCAAAGtgtaaacaaaagaaaaagaacgtGGCCCACAAGGACTACTTTTTCAAGTCCGTAAAAGTTTACTAAGTTCTGTAattacttattttgttttttttagaaatttttttgttaaaaatgtattaaaatatataggtattttgaaaatgtgaaaaaaaaattaaaaattgtatatagaaattaaaaaaaggtaaaaatttagcttataacttatcacataaaaaaattaaaaaaaaaagaaaaaaaaaaactgcactTTTGGAAATACCATTATGGTTCTTTTCACATATGATAAGCTCCCAAATACGTAAAAGACATGAATTGGACTTTATCTCATGTGTGCAAGTTGATATTTGGGTTCCCTCCTACTTCTCCACATGTATCATTGTTGCTGTTTTAGTCTTCGCACATCAGAGTCCTTTTATTGTTTCCAAATACTTCCAGCTTATTTCTGGCTTATCAGAGCATCAAACCAAAGATGGCTGAGACTATCCTTATTGTTGGTGCTGAGGAAATAATAGGCAAGCTGATTTCAGTTGCTACTGAGCAGATCAGCCTTGCTTGGGGTTTCGAGGGGGAGTTGACAAAACTTCGTGACTCATTAACCACGATTCAAGCTGTGCTGGCTGATGCGGAGAGAAGGCAAGGGAGCGAAGAGTTCGTGAAGCTTTGGCTGCGGAGGCTTAAAGATGTTGCTTATGATGCTGATTACGTGCTGGGCGAGTTAGATTACGAGATTCTCCGGCGAAAGGTAGAGATCCGAAACCAAATGAAGAGAAAGGtatgcttcttcttttcattctcAAACCCCATTGTTTTCCGTCTCAAGATGGCCAACAAGATTAAGACTATTCATGAATCGCTAAAAGAGATTAATGATAAAGCAAATTCATATGGACTTGCTAGAGCGAGTCCAGTAATTGCAAACCCAGAGATTATCCCAAACCGAGAGACAGACTCCTCTCTTGATCCTTCAGAAGTTGTAGGAAGGGGAGATTATGTCTCAGAAATAGTTGACTTGCTAACTGGGGCAACCAAAGAACAACTCTCTGTCGTTTCTATAGTAGGAATGGCAGGTATGGGAAAGACAACTTTAGCAAAACAAGTGTACAACGATGAGCGAGTAAAGAGACATTTTGATAGGACAATATGGGTATGTGTCTCCGATCATTTTGATGATAAAAGGATTTTGAGAGAGATTCTTGAGCTCGTTACCCATACCccaaataaattagaaaataagaCTGCGATTCTTGAATGCCTTCAAAAAGAGTTGCGAGGAAAAAAATATCTTCTCGTACTTGATGATGTATGGAGCGAAGATCTAATAAAATGGGATACTTTGAGGAGTTGTCTGTTAGGAGTTAATTCAAATATGGGAAACATTATTATTGTAACAACTCGTAAAAGCAATGTGGCTGAAATTATGGAGACACTTCCTCGATGTAATTTAAAAAGACTATCAGATGATGAATGTTGGTCTATAATCATGAAAAAAGTATCTTGTAATGAAATTACTCTAGATTTGGAAGTTATCGGAAGAGAGATTGCTAAAAAATGTGGTGGGGTTCCATTAGTTGCGAGAATTTTAGGAGGGACAATTTCTTGTAAGAAGGGGAAAAGTGAATGGTTAGCAATTCAAAATAGTAAAGTTTGGAATTCTCCACTTGACAACTATGGAATCTTACCAATACTAAAATTAAGCTTTGATCATCTTTATCCACCATCTCTAAAAAGTTGTTTCACATATTGTGCAATTTTTCCTAAAGATTATGAAATGGAAAAGGAAGAATTAATTCAACATTGGATGGCTGAAGGGTTCCTTCAATTGTCTCCAGGAAGATCAGTAATGGAGGATATTGGTAATgagtattttaatattttgttggcAAATTCCTTATTCCAAGATATAAAAAGGGATGGTTATGGTGATATTGTTAGCTGCAAGATGCATGATTGTGTACACGATCTTGCTCTCTCAATTTCAAAAGGGGAAACCTTGCATTTAGATGGCAATTTGGGGGATGTGTCTTATATTCGACGTTTATCTCTTATATCTGATGGCCAAACAACACCAACAATCTCACTATCTAGAGAAGGCATGGGTAGGTTGCGCACATTTTTTTCGTTGCATGCTAATCTTGGTGACAAGTTACTAAACTTAAAATGTGTACGTAGTCTAACTTTATTTGGGAGATGTATAGTAGAGTTGCCCAAGTCAATCGATAGGCTAAGACAATTGAGGCTTCTTCGCATTATAGAGACCAAGGTCAAAGAATTACCCAAATCTCTCACAAAACTCTATAACTTGCAAACTCTAATAATCAAGAATTGCTATTATCTCCAAGAGCTTCCAAAAGACCTACAAAATTTGATTAGTTTGAGACATATTGATATTGATCATCGATTCATAAAACAATTGCCGATCAATATGAGGCAATTGACTTGCCTTCAAACATTGCCTTTTTTTGTCGTTGGTCAACACACTGGTGGTCGAATTGAAGAAATGGGATACTTAAGCCAACTTAGAGGAAAGTTAAGTATCTACAATCTAGAGCACGTGAGAGACaaagaagaagccaaaagtgcaAAATTATCGGAAAAGAAAGGAGTAAACAAGTTGGGATTCCATTGGAATAGTGGAAGAGAAGGCACCATTAACAATGAAGATGTACTAGAAGGCCTTCAGCCTCACCCATGtttgaaaagcttaaagatAGAAAACTTCCAGGGTGAGAAGTTCCCATCATGGATATTGGCGCGCAATAACAGTAGTGGTGGTATGTCACTCTTGGACCATTTGTTGGAAATCTTCTTAGAAAATTGTAACGAGTGTGAAAAAATTCCTACACTTGGGCATTTATCTCATCTCAAGGTTCTTAAAATAAAGGGAATGAATAATGTGACATGTATAGGAACAGAGTTTTACGGCAATTATAGTGGTGAGGGATCGGGTAACAGTAGAAAAGCAATGTTCCCGGCTTTGGAAAAACTTTTTTTGGGGGATATGCTCAATCTAGTGGAATGGAAGGATGCGATGGAgccaacaacaacaagaacaacAGGAATGGTGTTTCCTTCCCTCAaagaattggaaattgaaacatGTGGCCGGCTCATAAGTGCTCCATGTCATTTTCCAGCTCTCGAGCAACTAATGATTGGCGACACCAAAAGCATTGCATTCGAAAACATTTGTAGTAATCTTACTACACTCACGAACCTTTCCATAGGGAGAGTATATGAACTTTCTTGTTTGCCAGAGCAGCTATTGCAAAATAATGCGAGTCTCATGGATCTTAGTATATCGAGTTGTGCTGATTTGGAGTCCATCTCGCCACATGAGGATGTGTGGGCCTTCTGCACCTCTCTCCGATCAATTCGATTAGATGGCTGTAAGAAATTGAGTTATTTAGCGGACACGCTGCACACCCTTCAATCTCTCGAGACGCTAGAAGTAGCCGGGTGTCCTAATTTGAGGTCTTTTCCAAGTATACAAGGTTTGGCGTCCCTTCAATCATTGGAGATATCGTGGTGTGGTGTTGAAGATCTATCGACTGGGCTGCAATCATGTACATCTCTATCAAACTTGGACATCTTTTCATGTCCTAATTTGATATCAATTCCAGATCTAGGAGAATGCTTAAAGACTTTGAAGATTGGTTGGTTTTGTGAGGAGCTGGATGCTTTCCCCAGTCTCAATCCTATCCAACACTCGCGCGCCTCCCTTGAAATTCTAAGATTGTATGGGTGGGACAAACTCAACTCTCTTCCGGACGAAATCAAATACTTAACTGCTCTTAAATATCTGTGGATATCTGGATTTGGTGGAATGGAAGCTTTGCCCGAGTGGTTGGGCAACCTTTCTTCACTTCAAACTCTGCATCTATATCACAACAAGAACTTGATGGATATGCCGACAGTGCAAGCCATGCGACGCCTCACCAATTTAAAAAAACTGGACATTTATAATTGCCCCGAATTAGAAGAAAGATGTGCAAAGGAGAGTGGCACAGAGTGGTCCAAAATTGCACATATTCCACGTATCGAAATCGGCGGTAGAGTTATCAAAGAGGAAGCTTTTTGAAgatgttataaaatttattgaaagagatgtGCGGTAAGTTTGCTCATACCTCAAATCCTCTTCTCTTATTTTCTCTCGATCATATTCTCTATTCTCAATTTCCCCCAatttcttgctttctttctttagtTTTCTCAAAATACGTTTGCTGGATATGCAGGCACTACGAATGGCATAATTTCTGGTAACTTTATGGAATTTCAATCCACTCCCAAGCTAACGTACGGTCATAAACGCAGGTAATTGTATGGAATTTCTATCTTAGGATTATATTCTATTTCGTAACTAACCCTAATTTCttactttctctctttatttccttattttaatTTGGCTGTTTCTTATTAGATATATTGTGTTCAGCTGGAGGAAAAATCAATTAAAGCTAGCGGAAGTCCATAATTGCTGGTAAGTTTTCTATAACCTATCTTCCCTCTCACTTTTCTATaacctaaaacaaaacaaattgcaaaaattgttaatccataattttttttagaataaatatattttggCATGATTAATGTTGGTATTGGGCTATTACTCAATTTGAGTAAACCTTTATGAAATTTAACATTTGAGATATCAAACTTTCAGGGAGTGTTTGGTAaaggagtttgagtaatattgtttaagtgtttttgatatacgtgtggatgaaaaagtgttGGAAAagtgtgtaatattgtttaaaatgctCAAAAGTGTGCTCAAAATGCTCAAAGTCATAAccaacctcttttttttttcatctgtttttgatatataacattgataacatgttttttttttgataagtaaaggaaaatatatattaaagaagaaCACAGCCCCGTACATAGGAAATGTACTAGAAAGGCAAACACATCAAGAaaccaaattacaatgatcaaacaaaacaggaagagaaaaacaataaaaagatgGTATAACTAAACACCAACTGATAACATGTTTCCACTACTCTTTTTGTAATTCTATTATGGGGAATATTTAGCTTTTCcatattgaaaatttcaaatccaaCTAATTAAACAAAGAATTATAGATTTTAAGATCATATAAAGTGTATGATTTTATCAAGTCAAAAGAATAACTAACTACGATGTTTTTTTGCTTGATTTGAGAGTGATACTTGcatttggatttttctttatataaaattttcccaattttcattttctgaaGGCTTGAGTGGATGGTTCTTGACTTGGTTCCAAATGTTGAAAAAAACATGTTATCAATGTTATATATCAAACTCAAGAAAACAAACTCCCCAAATTTTCTAAATATTGATACCTGGTAACATATGATTTATAACGGAGAACTCATGAATCTTTTGTGTCTGCCTGGTTCTCTGCTGCTGCCCTGTTTCTCATATTGGATAGTTATTAAGAATGATCATTGCATAGCATGATTCTATGTTCATAGCAAAACATCTTGTAGCAGTGTGGAATTAAAACTATGTTATTGATGGCCCTAATATTCTGCTCTAATAGGAAACAAAGGTTCTATTCAAGAGCTGAAAATTGTAATTATGATTACAAAAAGCTAATACATCTGCACAAACACAATGTTTCACCATATTGCGGAAACTGCAAAGTTTTTATCGACCTAAGGAAGGATGTGCCTAGGGAAATGACTAGTTGGTCCAAGATTGTCCATATTTAATACAAATTGAAAGGCAAAGCCCCTAGTAAGTCATCAAGAACAGGCTTTCTtggctttttcttctttggtttGTTTTCTTTCAGTATCAAATACCCAACTTATTCGTAAATGATCTGCTTGTGTTCAGCTTCACGAATAATTAATTGTGTTCAGCTGGATGTGTAGGCACTAGGAATGGCATATCTATTGTTTTCACATGAAGGAAGACTTAATTAATCTTATGGAATTTCAGTCCACTCCCAAGCTAACAGAAATTCATCAGTGCTGgtattttttctcaaatcttCTCTTCACTTCTAACATATAAAGTtccaaatcaatcaaataaatttattgttctTGCCAAAATGGGTGTTTTTGATATCTGCAGCATGACATTCGAAAACAATTGCAGTAATCATACCACACTCTGTCAGAATTTGATTCTTGCCAAAGTGGTTTTTGCAAAATAATGCAAGTCTCATGCCTATGAAGATAGTGTTTTGTGAGGATTTGGTGTCCCTCTCGGCACATCAGGATGTATGGGCCTTCTAAACCTCTATCCAATCACTCTCTATATTTAACTGTAagaaattgaattattattgaTGGCCAATATTCTGCTCTAACTGAAAAAGGAAGGTTCTATTATCCTCTCTTCCCCTCTCTTTTTCCCCCCACAATATTTACTCAATTGTTACAtagcaaaggaaaagaaaaatttgttaatacaaattttttttttttaatgaaattattttggcATAATTTATGTTGATCTGAGTTGTCACTCAAGTGGGGCAACCCTCCATGATCTCATTGTGACGGTATTCCAATTATGCAAAATTACCATTTAGGCATAGAGGTATCTAACTTGCCAAGCCATGATcaaccttttcttcttttttattgtgCTATTTAATATTGATAACATGTTTCCACTACACATATTTGATTATTGGCAATTAATGGGattttttagggtaaattttGTTGGTGCTGTGTTTGAAGAAATTCAGAAAATTGGTGTTGGTGTAGTGGTATGGGATGAGCATAGGCTGTTCATTGGAGCTTTAAGCTCACTGGAAGATATGGGTACAGATGCTGAGGAGGCTGAAGTTATGGCTGTCATGTGAGCGACTGAATTTGCTGCTACAGTATGCCCTTTTGGAGTAATTGTAGAAGGTGGCTCGTTACAGAGATTTTAAGCTCTCAATTCTGCATAACCAAATCTCTCAAAAATTGAACATCTCTTGGACTTGGTTAAACAGAATGGACTTTTTTCAGGGAgatctctttctctcatgtCAGTAGGACTGGTAATGGGTTGCACATGTATTAGCTTGAAATGCTAGATCCTTATGCATGGCTAGATCTGATTGTAAATATACTTTCAGCTAGAAGAGGCTCCtgtgtttttgcaaaaaagCCTCTCTAAAGATGTTTTTCTTTTAGCTAGTTGATGAAATGTTTTTCAGCTttccattaataaaaaaaaatgatgagagaatttgatattttaagaGCTTATACAGTGAGTATTGGACTTTGTCaagaaaaacgaaaaaaaaactattagtcTTTCGCTTGATTCTACTATGATAGTTGCATTTGGAAATTTCTTTGCCTaaaattttccccttttcctttttttgatgGCTTGAGTGGATCATTCTTCactttgggtttgaattttgaaaaacttttatgGCTTTATGCTCTTTTATACAGAGGAAATATGATTGGAGATTTACCTCAAGAAATTGAATTTGCCATACCTTTTGGATATTAATACCTGCCCACATACAATTTATAATTCATGAACAATGAATCTTTTGTGTTTGCCTGGTTCTGTtctgttgattttttttcattttagataataattcaAAATCATCATTGCATAGCATGATGCTTTGTACATTGTTGAAATGTCTCTTAAAAAGTTAATTTGTTGTAATGTTCTCCAATTCTTTCACTATCCAATTACCACTTCTAAACACAGCATCAAtctgttgattttcaaattttcaggATGCTTGAGTGATTTAAAAAATGCAGTAGTGAACAGCTAGCTGAAAACATTGGGGAGCATGAGAAGTCCACTAATGATTGCAAAAAGCCCAGGCATTTGTAGTTCTGCACCCATACTTATCATTGGAAAGATCAAGAGTGGTTCGGTGCTAGAAGATTGGCTCTGGTCCAAGAATCACCATTGAGGGAATTTAAAGTTGATTCCAATGCAattgtttcattaaaatttgtGAGTTctcaatttcatatttaatttctctcttcAACAAAACCTATTaagtttccttcctttttattttcaactttcaattttcTATACTATTTACTTAACTAGTTCATAAAATATTTACAGATGCTAGTTATCGTTGATTTTCCAATTGGAGGTTTACCTCAGCTCAGGATGGTCCAAGATTGCCCCTGTTCCAAATATGTTGATAAACTTCTGGTTACTATTCTAAGCTCAAAATAGTCTAAAATTGGTATTCTCTCAAATATCCTTTTGTCTAACGTTTTGCTTTAAAATAGACCAATTGTTCTTTATTTCCTCACTTACcaaattttttatcttcttatcTTTCCTGAttcctataaatttttgtttcaaaactgTCCATGATGAAGACCATCTTTGAGATTCTAATCAAATTGAATAAGACCCTgattgcaatttttctttttcttttttctcttttttttttggggttggggtgttgtggggggggggggggggggaatcaaATTCTAATACTGGATAAGCCATGTTACCATTAATTAAGATTACTTCAAGAatgcattgaaatttgaaattaggttgattaattttattatctttgagttttctttatttttaagttttttttcttagaaatttCTGTATTTTTGGTCAACCAAAGCCatgttatatatgtatttgcaagtgttgttttttctctttttttttggggttggggtgttgtgggggggggggggggaatcaaATTCTAATACTGGATAAGCCATGTTACCATTAATTAAGATTACTTCAAGAatgcattgaaatttgaaattaggttgattaattttattatctttgagttttctttatttttaagttttttttcttagaaatttCTGTATTTTTGGTCAACCAAAGCCatgttatatatgtatttgCAAG
The DNA window shown above is from Quercus lobata isolate SW786 chromosome 7, ValleyOak3.0 Primary Assembly, whole genome shotgun sequence and carries:
- the LOC115952088 gene encoding putative disease resistance protein RGA4, yielding MAETILIVGAEEIIGKLISVATEQISLAWGFEGELTKLRDSLTTIQAVLADAERRQGSEEFVKLWLRRLKDVAYDADYVLGELDYEILRRKVEIRNQMKRKVCFFFSFSNPIVFRLKMANKIKTIHESLKEINDKANSYGLARASPVIANPEIIPNRETDSSLDPSEVVGRGDYVSEIVDLLTGATKEQLSVVSIVGMAGMGKTTLAKQVYNDERVKRHFDRTIWVCVSDHFDDKRILREILELVTHTPNKLENKTAILECLQKELRGKKYLLVLDDVWSEDLIKWDTLRSCLLGVNSNMGNIIIVTTRKSNVAEIMETLPRCNLKRLSDDECWSIIMKKVSCNEITLDLEVIGREIAKKCGGVPLVARILGGTISCKKGKSEWLAIQNSKVWNSPLDNYGILPILKLSFDHLYPPSLKSCFTYCAIFPKDYEMEKEELIQHWMAEGFLQLSPGRSVMEDIGNEYFNILLANSLFQDIKRDGYGDIVSCKMHDCVHDLALSISKGETLHLDGNLGDVSYIRRLSLISDGQTTPTISLSREGMGRLRTFFSLHANLGDKLLNLKCVRSLTLFGRCIVELPKSIDRLRQLRLLRIIETKVKELPKSLTKLYNLQTLIIKNCYYLQELPKDLQNLISLRHIDIDHRFIKQLPINMRQLTCLQTLPFFVVGQHTGGRIEEMGYLSQLRGKLSIYNLEHVRDKEEAKSAKLSEKKGVNKLGFHWNSGREGTINNEDVLEGLQPHPCLKSLKIENFQGEKFPSWILARNNSSGGMSLLDHLLEIFLENCNECEKIPTLGHLSHLKVLKIKGMNNVTCIGTEFYGNYSGEGSGNSRKAMFPALEKLFLGDMLNLVEWKDAMEPTTTRTTGMVFPSLKELEIETCGRLISAPCHFPALEQLMIGDTKSIAFENICSNLTTLTNLSIGRVYELSCLPEQLLQNNASLMDLSISSCADLESISPHEDVWAFCTSLRSIRLDGCKKLSYLADTLHTLQSLETLEVAGCPNLRSFPSIQGLASLQSLEISWCGVEDLSTGLQSCTSLSNLDIFSCPNLISIPDLGECLKTLKIGWFCEELDAFPSLNPIQHSRASLEILRFFARVVGQPFFTSNSASISQQELDGYADSASHATPHQFKKTGHL